A single region of the Elusimicrobium sp. An273 genome encodes:
- the lpxK gene encoding tetraacyldisaccharide 4'-kinase → MDLLELKENLQQNALGRGVLLVASKLYGLGAWLDRASYENGWKTAQSVNSRVVCIGNITAGGTGKTTAVLLAATTLAQEGIRVAIVSRGYKRQQKSNEPVVLFDNPDADWRLAGDEPFMMSRVLSQYKVPIVICPNRAEAAKEALRRFKSQIILLDDGFQHHRLRRDANIILIDAKNPFGNYHLLPYGILREPLSALKRASLIVLTHCDQVSDRQLEDIRDQIRLQNDTVEILESVHKPEYYFDICNTKKVELKDIQGPAACFCALGHPETFEKTLENLGLELKQKWRFPDHQFYTEENLRTFEETRGDLPLITTFKDFVKFPDNWRDILTKNVYVLSVNLKIRGGEKEFDKFTDVLYPKFSKIKNR, encoded by the coding sequence ATGGATTTATTAGAGTTAAAAGAAAATTTACAGCAAAACGCTTTGGGGCGCGGGGTGTTACTGGTTGCCTCTAAACTTTACGGCTTGGGCGCGTGGTTAGACCGCGCTTCTTACGAAAACGGCTGGAAAACGGCCCAAAGCGTAAATTCCCGGGTGGTGTGCATCGGCAACATTACGGCGGGCGGCACCGGCAAAACGACGGCGGTGCTGCTGGCGGCTACCACTTTGGCGCAGGAAGGCATCCGCGTAGCGATTGTGTCGCGCGGGTACAAACGCCAGCAAAAAAGCAACGAGCCCGTGGTGCTTTTTGATAACCCGGACGCCGATTGGCGCTTGGCCGGCGATGAGCCTTTTATGATGAGCCGCGTGCTGAGCCAATACAAAGTGCCTATCGTCATCTGCCCCAACCGCGCCGAGGCCGCCAAAGAAGCCTTGCGGCGCTTTAAAAGCCAGATTATTTTGTTGGACGACGGCTTCCAGCACCACCGTCTGCGCCGCGACGCCAACATTATTTTAATAGACGCCAAAAACCCCTTTGGCAATTATCACCTGCTTCCATACGGCATTTTGCGAGAGCCGCTTTCGGCCTTAAAACGCGCGTCCTTAATCGTGCTGACGCATTGTGACCAAGTGTCCGACCGCCAGCTGGAAGACATCCGCGACCAAATCCGCCTGCAGAACGACACGGTGGAAATTTTGGAAAGCGTACACAAGCCGGAATACTATTTTGATATTTGCAACACCAAAAAAGTGGAACTGAAAGACATCCAAGGCCCGGCGGCGTGTTTTTGTGCGCTGGGGCATCCGGAAACGTTTGAAAAAACGCTGGAAAATTTGGGATTGGAACTGAAACAAAAATGGCGTTTCCCGGATCATCAGTTCTATACGGAAGAAAACCTGCGCACGTTTGAAGAAACCCGCGGGGATTTGCCGCTGATTACGACGTTTAAGGATTTTGTGAAATTCCCCGACAACTGGCGCGATATTTTGACGAAGAACGTGTATGTGCTGTCGGTCAATTTAAAAATTCGCGGCGGGGAAAAGGAATTTGATAAATTTACGGACGTGCTGTATCCGAAATTTTCCAAAATCAAAAACCGCTGA